Proteins encoded together in one Bacteroidota bacterium window:
- a CDS encoding 2-dehydropantoate 2-reductase: MKFAVIGTGGVGGYFGGKLAKNGEDVWFMARGKHLEAMRNNGLLIRSFEGDWIVPPGKMTGSPDDIGLVDVVLFCVKSYDTESAATQIAPLVSESTIIVSLQNGVDNEEKIQRIVPHGVVFGGVSYIYSTITSPGVVTHTVGPTKILFGELERQSESTTRKASQILDTMKKAEINATQSDDILSELWKKYVFIAAVGGMTALTRLTLGEILAVDASKEMLADAMRETDTIARAKGIHLPPEYVSKIFEILKHYDNSSRSSLYHDLINNRRLEIEAFSGTIVRYGGELGIETPVHRAIYSALLPCHLKHVNSPLSQ; the protein is encoded by the coding sequence ATGAAATTTGCAGTTATCGGTACCGGCGGAGTCGGCGGGTATTTTGGCGGGAAGCTTGCGAAGAACGGCGAAGACGTGTGGTTCATGGCCCGCGGAAAACATCTCGAAGCAATGCGTAACAACGGACTTCTCATCAGATCGTTCGAGGGAGATTGGATTGTTCCACCCGGAAAAATGACCGGGAGCCCTGACGATATTGGCCTTGTTGATGTCGTTCTCTTCTGTGTGAAGTCATATGATACAGAGTCGGCAGCGACTCAAATTGCGCCGCTGGTTTCCGAATCAACAATCATTGTGAGTCTGCAAAACGGGGTTGACAACGAAGAGAAGATTCAACGGATTGTTCCGCACGGGGTTGTTTTCGGGGGTGTTTCGTATATCTACTCTACGATCACATCGCCCGGAGTCGTAACGCATACCGTCGGTCCGACAAAGATCCTTTTCGGCGAGTTGGAAAGGCAAAGCGAATCAACAACACGCAAGGCAAGCCAGATTCTTGACACAATGAAGAAGGCGGAAATCAACGCAACCCAGTCGGATGACATTCTCTCCGAACTCTGGAAGAAGTACGTGTTCATTGCCGCAGTAGGCGGAATGACCGCCCTGACCAGGCTGACGCTCGGTGAGATTCTCGCTGTTGATGCATCAAAAGAAATGCTGGCCGATGCTATGCGCGAAACCGATACCATTGCGCGGGCAAAAGGTATCCATCTTCCGCCGGAATATGTCAGCAAGATTTTTGAGATTCTCAAGCACTATGACAACAGCTCCCGCTCCTCTCTCTATCATGATCTCATTAACAACCGGCGGTTGGAAATTGAGGCCTTTTCCGGGACGATTGTCCGATACGGCGGTGAATTGGGCATCGAGACGCCTGTTCACCGCGCAATCTATTCCGCGCTATTGCCGTGTCATCTTAAACATGTCAACTCCCCTTTATCACAATAG
- a CDS encoding DUF814 domain-containing protein produces the protein MVGKSAVFDYIVDNIMLTNYHTLSYVVSTLEQHVCGNAIVESFSQERDQLVLRLSHTEPVLILSCDRILNTLYLRPQFARARLNSADVLTACVGQTIKSVQIHPVDRVVMFILDSGKRIDARFFGAKANVVLVDENETIVDAFRDAKELKGKRAEYRSGELLYDMDAFLARLQTPQLATVATVMKEEFPTLGSTVIREVLHRANVPYNVGAMSIKQMHTHAIQGALGAVLNDLSRPKARVYLYTEGVKAGTPAAFSIIPLLHLIGTKEELFDDVHEAIRFYVSRLRSRESVDEQKRSIIGKLNQKLAKARRTVDAVEADLKTNARADEYQRAGELLMLHLADINKGEPGYLVKDENDEILIPLSKNMSPVQNAQRYFEKAKRSRTARQAALKRLTELQTTIAPGEELLAAIEPVQTKEDLKQFMSEYTSELEHFGIGGKSEEREQLPFRIFTVDGGFEVWAGKSSKNNDQLTLKYAKPDDLWFHARGAAGSHVVLKVQSGKGEPGKKAKEQAAGIAAYYSKMKNAKMVPVAMAEKKYVRKPKGAAPGSVTVEREKVIFAEPALPPEKHR, from the coding sequence ATGGTGGGCAAATCCGCCGTTTTTGACTATATTGTTGATAACATCATGCTAACTAATTATCACACATTATCATACGTCGTATCAACATTAGAACAGCATGTATGCGGGAACGCCATTGTTGAGTCCTTCTCGCAAGAAAGAGACCAACTTGTGCTCCGACTGAGCCACACCGAACCCGTCCTCATTCTTTCTTGTGACAGAATTCTCAACACTCTCTATCTCCGTCCGCAGTTTGCCCGAGCCCGGTTGAACTCGGCGGATGTACTGACTGCGTGTGTTGGTCAAACGATAAAAAGCGTCCAGATCCATCCGGTGGATCGTGTGGTCATGTTCATCCTCGACTCCGGCAAGCGGATTGACGCGAGGTTTTTCGGTGCGAAAGCGAATGTGGTTTTGGTAGATGAGAACGAGACTATTGTTGATGCGTTCAGAGACGCAAAAGAGCTGAAGGGGAAAAGAGCCGAATACAGAAGCGGCGAACTTCTGTACGACATGGATGCGTTCCTTGCACGGCTCCAGACTCCGCAGTTAGCAACAGTGGCAACAGTAATGAAAGAAGAGTTCCCGACTCTCGGCTCCACGGTGATCAGAGAAGTGCTGCATCGGGCAAATGTGCCGTACAATGTCGGGGCGATGAGTATCAAGCAGATGCACACGCACGCTATTCAGGGTGCACTCGGCGCCGTGCTGAACGATCTCTCGCGCCCCAAAGCCCGTGTGTATTTGTATACTGAAGGAGTGAAGGCGGGCACTCCGGCAGCGTTTTCCATCATTCCTCTTTTGCATCTGATCGGCACGAAGGAAGAGCTGTTTGATGATGTTCATGAAGCGATTCGGTTCTATGTCTCCCGTCTCCGCTCGCGTGAATCCGTTGATGAACAAAAACGAAGCATCATTGGAAAGCTGAACCAGAAGCTTGCAAAGGCCCGCCGCACAGTGGACGCCGTCGAAGCCGACCTGAAAACAAATGCTCGTGCAGACGAGTATCAACGGGCAGGTGAATTATTGATGCTGCATCTGGCGGACATCAACAAAGGTGAACCCGGCTATTTGGTGAAGGACGAAAACGATGAGATCCTCATTCCGCTTTCAAAGAATATGAGTCCGGTTCAGAATGCGCAACGGTACTTTGAGAAGGCAAAGCGTTCACGCACAGCACGGCAAGCCGCCTTGAAACGATTGACAGAACTTCAAACTACAATAGCTCCCGGCGAAGAACTGCTGGCCGCAATCGAGCCTGTGCAAACGAAGGAGGATCTAAAACAGTTCATGTCTGAATACACAAGCGAATTGGAACACTTCGGGATTGGCGGGAAGAGCGAGGAACGCGAGCAGCTTCCTTTCAGAATCTTCACCGTCGATGGCGGCTTTGAGGTTTGGGCCGGAAAAAGCAGCAAGAACAACGACCAGCTTACGCTCAAGTATGCGAAGCCCGATGACCTCTGGTTCCACGCCCGAGGCGCGGCCGGTTCACATGTTGTGTTGAAGGTGCAATCGGGAAAAGGCGAGCCGGGCAAGAAAGCGAAAGAACAAGCTGCGGGCATAGCGGCATATTACAGCAAGATGAAGAATGCGAAGATGGTGCCTGTTGCGATGGCCGAAAAGAAATACGTTCGCAAACCCAAAGGCGCGGCACCGGGTTCAGTAACCGTGGAACGGGAGAAGGTCATCTTTGCCGAGCCGGCATTGCCGCCGGAGAAACATCGATAA
- a CDS encoding YicC family protein, with product MIASMTGYGRGEAAAKGITVAVELRSVNSRFLEVSTRLPRSLSNRENEIKEIIRKKISRGKINMLAVVEHENDGDIPVRVNVSAAKGYYKLLNTMRKAVKIRESVKLEHLLQFSEVLEPLEIENTDDKEWALVSKALEQAIDSLLMMKRNEGAELGKDFRHRIGILEEKLTQIEKISVQQIPNERIRLRERIQMLLEKETIDEGRLEMELAMMADRLDVTEECVRFRSHNKFFLEALANDEAAGRKLNFLIQEMNREANTIGSKSSAAEIAHLVVNIKEEIERIREQLQNIE from the coding sequence ATGATAGCCAGCATGACCGGCTACGGCAGGGGTGAAGCCGCCGCAAAGGGCATCACCGTTGCCGTGGAGCTGAGAAGTGTCAACAGCCGGTTTTTGGAAGTCTCAACCCGCTTACCGAGATCGCTCTCCAACCGGGAGAATGAAATCAAGGAGATTATCCGCAAGAAAATTTCTCGCGGCAAAATCAACATGCTTGCTGTAGTCGAGCACGAGAACGACGGTGATATTCCTGTGCGTGTGAATGTCTCGGCCGCAAAGGGATACTACAAACTGCTGAACACTATGCGCAAAGCGGTGAAGATCCGCGAAAGCGTCAAGTTGGAACACTTGTTGCAGTTTTCTGAAGTTCTTGAGCCTCTCGAAATCGAAAATACCGACGACAAGGAGTGGGCCTTGGTTTCGAAGGCTCTTGAACAAGCCATTGACAGCCTGTTGATGATGAAACGCAATGAAGGGGCCGAGTTGGGCAAGGATTTCCGCCATCGCATCGGCATTCTGGAAGAGAAGCTGACACAAATTGAGAAGATATCGGTTCAGCAGATTCCGAACGAACGCATCCGGCTGCGCGAGCGCATTCAGATGCTTCTCGAGAAAGAGACGATCGACGAAGGACGATTGGAGATGGAACTTGCCATGATGGCAGACCGGCTGGACGTAACAGAAGAATGTGTCCGCTTCCGGAGCCACAACAAGTTCTTTCTCGAAGCGCTCGCCAACGATGAAGCCGCCGGGCGAAAGTTGAATTTCCTGATTCAGGAAATGAACCGCGAAGCAAATACCATCGGTTCGAAATCGAGTGCGGCAGAAATTGCACATCTCGTCGTAAATATCAAGGAAGAAATCGAACGTATCCGCGAGCAGTTGCAGAATATCGAATAA
- the gmk gene encoding guanylate kinase, translating into MQRGKLIVISAPSGSGKTTIAKEIMRLNPSLGFSVSATTRQKRDGETDGKDYFFLSEEEFTRRINSGEFVEWEEVYPGKLYGTLKSEVERLLAAGQDLLFDVDVKGGLSIHQQYPEACLIFIRPPSFDKLKERLAGRKTESDETILRRLERAPLELELGKQYEYQVVNDVLQTAIDDVQKIVTEHLHTKEGVS; encoded by the coding sequence ATGCAGCGCGGAAAACTCATTGTCATATCGGCTCCGAGCGGTTCGGGAAAGACGACTATCGCAAAAGAAATCATGCGCCTCAACCCGTCGCTCGGCTTCTCCGTTTCAGCAACAACGCGGCAAAAACGGGACGGGGAGACGGACGGAAAAGACTATTTCTTCCTTTCGGAAGAAGAATTCACGCGGCGCATCAACAGCGGCGAATTTGTTGAATGGGAAGAAGTCTATCCGGGAAAGCTGTACGGAACCCTGAAGAGTGAAGTCGAACGCTTGCTGGCGGCAGGGCAGGATCTCCTCTTCGATGTGGATGTAAAAGGCGGACTTTCCATTCACCAACAATATCCCGAAGCGTGTTTGATTTTCATCAGACCGCCGAGTTTCGATAAGCTGAAGGAACGGCTTGCTGGCCGAAAGACGGAAAGCGATGAGACCATTTTGCGACGGCTTGAACGCGCGCCGTTGGAACTTGAACTCGGCAAGCAGTATGAGTATCAGGTTGTGAACGATGTGCTGCAGACAGCCATCGATGATGTACAGAAGATTGTCACTGAACATTTACACACCAAAGAAGGAGTATCGTAA
- a CDS encoding DNA-directed RNA polymerase subunit omega → MPIKPVDIEELTSKAKNVHEAIVAMSKRARQINEETKIEFNQRIEMFAPKTESENEENDINPDQLKVSLEFEKRPKPTDTALDELLHEKLQWRYKEPEEVKKVEKEEDVADTSEDE, encoded by the coding sequence ATGCCAATCAAACCGGTTGACATTGAAGAGCTGACCTCGAAAGCGAAGAACGTGCACGAGGCAATCGTTGCCATGTCGAAACGTGCGCGACAGATCAACGAGGAAACGAAGATCGAATTCAACCAGCGTATCGAAATGTTCGCCCCGAAAACCGAGTCCGAGAACGAGGAGAACGACATCAATCCCGACCAGCTCAAAGTGAGTCTTGAATTCGAAAAGCGCCCGAAACCAACAGACACGGCGTTGGATGAACTTCTTCACGAAAAACTCCAATGGCGCTACAAAGAGCCCGAGGAAGTCAAAAAAGTGGAAAAGGAAGAGGATGTTGCCGATACATCTGAAGATGAGTAG
- the coaBC gene encoding bifunctional phosphopantothenoylcysteine decarboxylase/phosphopantothenate--cysteine ligase CoaBC has protein sequence MYSRMLNGKRILLGVTGGIAAYKSPLLVREFIKAGAEVQVVMTRSAAQFVTPLALATVSKRDVVSEMFPPPDDPNATSWTKHIDLGLWADIMLVAPATAHTLARIAHGFADDMLTTLALALRCPLALAPAMDVDMFLNKTTQQNIDILKESGCFVIDPEEGELASGLVGPGRLPEIDRLVAFVNGILDKIHLDLTGKKILVTAGPTQEPIDPVRYIGNRSSGKMGFAIANVAALRGAEVTLVSGPVHLRTPRSVRRIDVRTAEEMKTAVDREFEHADAVIMSAAVADYTVVNPNSKKIKRENMQADELTLSLKQNPDILKSLGEKKQNRILVGFALETHDGIENARKKLNRKNLDLIVLNNPNEPGAGFNSDTNVVTFLTPDGQAENLPLMSKFDVANRILDRVKSKLTWSV, from the coding sequence ATGTATTCCCGCATGTTGAACGGCAAGCGTATACTTCTCGGCGTTACAGGCGGAATCGCAGCTTACAAATCGCCGTTGCTGGTGCGGGAGTTCATCAAGGCGGGTGCTGAGGTGCAGGTGGTGATGACCCGTTCAGCCGCACAGTTTGTCACACCATTGGCTCTGGCAACAGTTTCCAAGCGGGATGTCGTAAGCGAAATGTTCCCGCCACCCGACGACCCGAACGCCACAAGCTGGACGAAACACATCGATCTCGGACTGTGGGCCGATATCATGCTGGTGGCTCCTGCAACAGCACACACGCTCGCGCGCATTGCCCACGGGTTTGCCGACGATATGCTGACAACTCTCGCTCTTGCGCTTCGCTGTCCGCTGGCGCTTGCTCCGGCGATGGATGTCGATATGTTCTTGAACAAAACCACCCAACAGAATATCGACATTCTGAAGGAATCGGGATGTTTTGTAATTGACCCGGAAGAAGGTGAGCTTGCCAGCGGGTTGGTCGGGCCCGGCCGGCTTCCGGAAATTGACAGACTTGTTGCCTTCGTTAACGGAATACTCGACAAGATTCATCTGGATTTAACGGGCAAGAAAATCCTCGTAACTGCCGGACCGACACAAGAGCCGATTGATCCGGTCCGGTACATCGGCAACCGGTCATCGGGCAAGATGGGTTTTGCGATTGCGAATGTCGCGGCGTTACGCGGCGCCGAGGTTACTCTGGTTTCCGGTCCCGTGCATTTGCGAACGCCGCGCTCAGTCAGGCGCATAGACGTAAGGACTGCCGAGGAAATGAAAACTGCCGTTGATCGCGAGTTTGAGCATGCCGATGCCGTGATCATGTCTGCCGCGGTTGCAGATTATACTGTTGTGAATCCGAACAGCAAAAAAATCAAGCGCGAGAATATGCAGGCAGATGAGCTGACGCTTTCATTGAAACAAAATCCCGATATCCTCAAGTCTCTCGGAGAGAAGAAACAGAACCGGATACTCGTTGGTTTTGCGCTCGAAACGCATGACGGAATTGAGAATGCAAGAAAGAAGTTGAACCGGAAGAATCTCGACTTGATTGTCCTGAACAATCCGAATGAGCCGGGCGCCGGTTTCAACTCCGACACAAACGTTGTCACGTTCCTCACGCCCGACGGACAGGCCGAGAATCTTCCCCTGATGTCAAAATTTGATGTTGCAAACCGAATCCTCGATCGTGTGAAGTCAAAACTGACCTGGTCGGTGTGA
- a CDS encoding uracil-DNA glycosylase, whose translation MPPRKPIAVEEPVLFEMPASAKPAITTEAWGSSTTLDELNARICTCTKCALGATRTKFVFGVGNPKATLMLIGEAPGADEDAQGEPFVGRAGQLLNKILEAIHFKRSEVYICNILKCRPPNNRKPTPEESELCKPYLKKQIELVKPKVILCLGLTAAENLLGTKESMGKLRGRVMQYEGVPVMITYHPAALLRNPNWKRPAWEDVQAVRKLHDELVANSTAAV comes from the coding sequence ATGCCGCCCAGAAAGCCTATTGCAGTGGAAGAACCTGTCTTGTTCGAAATGCCGGCTTCGGCAAAACCCGCGATAACAACGGAAGCATGGGGAAGCAGCACCACGCTTGACGAGCTCAATGCCCGCATCTGCACTTGCACGAAATGCGCATTGGGGGCAACGCGCACGAAATTCGTGTTTGGCGTCGGAAATCCGAAGGCAACTCTGATGCTCATCGGCGAGGCACCCGGTGCGGACGAAGACGCTCAGGGCGAGCCGTTTGTCGGCAGGGCGGGACAACTGCTGAACAAGATTCTTGAAGCAATTCACTTCAAGCGTTCTGAAGTGTATATCTGCAACATTCTCAAGTGCCGGCCGCCGAACAACCGCAAGCCGACTCCGGAAGAATCGGAATTGTGCAAGCCGTATCTCAAAAAGCAAATTGAACTCGTGAAGCCGAAAGTCATATTGTGTTTGGGTCTGACGGCTGCCGAGAATCTCCTCGGCACGAAGGAATCAATGGGAAAGCTGCGCGGACGCGTCATGCAGTATGAAGGAGTTCCTGTCATGATCACATATCATCCTGCTGCTCTGCTGCGCAACCCGAACTGGAAACGCCCCGCATGGGAAGATGTACAAGCCGTCCGGAAGCTGCATGATGAGTTGGTGGCCAACTCCACGGCTGCCGTCTGA
- the dnaB gene encoding replicative DNA helicase, with product MAEPLRSLIPSTTTEGRVPPQAVELEQQIIGAMLLEREAIARVIEVLDEDAFHADYHRKIFQAIQAMFDRSEPVDIITLAEELRRRGHLEIIGGETYLAESTMKVTSAANVEYHAKIVLEKSLLRNLITASSAIAARGFSPTEDAFDLLDEAEQAIFQISEKRLKKTFTDMHRAVHDTLEMLESIHGKHSGVNGVPTGFRDLDTLTGGWQNSDLIIIAGRPSSGKTAFSLSLARNAAMHFEKPTGVCIFSLEMSTQQLVMRLLCAEAKVDAHAVRTGRLPEDDWKRLSIAAGKLANANIFIDDSASLGILELRAKARRLKAERNIGLVVVDYLQLMQGPKSAENREKEISAISRSLKALAKELSVPVIALSQLSRAVESRTDKRPILSDLRESGAIEQDADVVAFVHRPEMYMDAESRDSSEMAGTAEIIVGKQRNGPIDDIKLAFVHRYARFENLAPSGFSNVPPPPDVDDVSF from the coding sequence ATGGCGGAACCGCTCAGAAGTCTCATTCCATCGACAACAACGGAAGGCCGCGTACCACCGCAGGCAGTTGAACTCGAGCAACAGATTATCGGCGCGATGTTGCTCGAGCGCGAGGCCATTGCGCGTGTCATAGAAGTGCTGGACGAAGACGCCTTTCATGCGGACTACCACCGGAAAATCTTTCAGGCGATTCAGGCGATGTTCGACCGTAGCGAGCCCGTCGACATCATCACGCTTGCTGAAGAACTCCGCAGGCGCGGGCATCTTGAAATCATCGGCGGCGAGACATACCTTGCGGAATCGACCATGAAGGTGACCTCGGCAGCCAACGTCGAGTATCACGCCAAGATTGTTCTCGAAAAATCGTTGCTGCGTAACTTGATAACAGCTTCGTCAGCCATCGCCGCACGGGGTTTCAGTCCGACTGAAGATGCGTTTGATCTGTTGGACGAGGCCGAGCAGGCAATCTTTCAGATTTCAGAGAAGCGGCTAAAGAAGACGTTCACCGACATGCACAGAGCCGTCCATGATACGCTGGAGATGCTCGAGTCGATCCACGGAAAACACAGCGGCGTGAATGGTGTGCCAACAGGATTCCGGGATCTTGATACGCTTACCGGAGGATGGCAGAACTCCGACTTGATCATTATCGCCGGCCGGCCGAGTTCAGGCAAAACGGCGTTCTCTCTTTCACTGGCACGCAATGCGGCAATGCACTTCGAGAAGCCTACGGGTGTCTGCATCTTCTCGCTCGAAATGTCGACCCAGCAGCTTGTTATGCGATTGTTGTGTGCCGAAGCAAAGGTGGATGCCCACGCCGTCAGAACGGGGAGACTTCCTGAAGATGACTGGAAGCGGCTCAGCATCGCGGCGGGGAAACTTGCCAACGCGAACATCTTTATTGACGACTCGGCAAGTCTCGGTATTCTTGAGTTGCGAGCAAAAGCCCGCCGATTGAAGGCTGAACGCAATATCGGACTCGTGGTTGTTGACTATCTCCAACTCATGCAGGGCCCGAAAAGCGCCGAGAACCGCGAGAAGGAAATCTCAGCAATCTCGCGCTCGCTCAAAGCCCTGGCAAAGGAACTGAGTGTTCCTGTTATCGCGCTGTCGCAATTGAGCCGCGCAGTGGAAAGCAGAACAGACAAACGGCCGATTTTGTCCGATTTGCGCGAATCCGGCGCGATTGAACAGGATGCAGACGTCGTTGCGTTTGTGCATCGTCCCGAAATGTACATGGATGCCGAATCACGGGACTCATCGGAAATGGCAGGGACGGCGGAAATTATCGTCGGCAAGCAACGCAACGGCCCGATTGACGATATCAAGCTGGCGTTTGTTCATCGGTATGCGCGGTTCGAAAATCTGGCTCCGTCGGGCTTCAGCAACGTTCCTCCTCCTCCCGATGTTGATGATGTCTCGTTCTGA
- a CDS encoding DUF1460 domain-containing protein, translating into MNASRRDFLKYSSAAAISSLAFPSFLFAQSRTDVHEEICLEKFALGTSKGLAEKSMPEVITAIGLSFLKSPYKGRTLESGDDEQLIVNLKEFDCVTFVETTLALSRCTRLGTTTFDDFKNQLQLIRYRGGVINGYPSRLHYFSDWIDDNGKKQIVRNITHELGGIPYEKPISFMSTHRSVYNQLGNDDFFAAIKQTEDELNARQRYYLPKNTIRSAHIRIADGDILAITTSINGLDILHTGIALRHRGTLRMLHAPLSGGSIQITQQGLADHLSSRKNHTGIMVARPVDPDR; encoded by the coding sequence ATGAACGCATCCCGAAGAGATTTTCTGAAATACTCATCTGCTGCAGCGATTTCCTCGCTGGCGTTCCCGTCCTTCCTCTTCGCCCAATCGCGTACAGATGTCCACGAGGAAATCTGCCTGGAAAAATTCGCCCTCGGAACATCAAAAGGACTTGCAGAAAAAAGCATGCCTGAGGTAATCACTGCCATCGGCTTGTCGTTCCTCAAATCTCCGTACAAAGGCCGCACGCTTGAATCCGGCGACGACGAGCAACTCATCGTCAATCTGAAAGAGTTCGATTGCGTCACGTTTGTTGAAACGACACTTGCCCTTTCCCGTTGCACCAGACTTGGAACAACGACATTCGATGATTTCAAGAACCAATTGCAATTGATCCGGTATCGCGGAGGCGTGATCAACGGGTATCCGAGCCGATTGCATTACTTCTCCGATTGGATTGACGACAACGGGAAGAAACAGATTGTCAGGAATATCACGCACGAGTTGGGAGGGATTCCGTATGAAAAACCAATCTCGTTCATGTCAACCCACCGGTCTGTATATAACCAACTCGGGAATGATGATTTTTTTGCTGCCATCAAGCAAACAGAGGACGAGCTGAACGCGCGCCAGCGATACTATCTTCCGAAGAATACAATCAGAAGCGCGCATATTCGGATTGCCGATGGAGATATACTTGCCATCACCACATCCATCAACGGACTTGATATTCTTCACACCGGCATAGCCCTGCGCCACCGCGGCACGTTGCGGATGCTGCATGCGCCGCTGTCAGGCGGATCAATTCAGATTACACAACAAGGGCTGGCCGATCATCTTTCTTCCAGAAAAAATCACACCGGCATCATGGTCGCACGGCCAGTGGATCCGGATAGATAA
- a CDS encoding DUF4412 domain-containing protein, which translates to MKRAAILLTFLCITASALAQGLYWQTKTEGSVAEGTTENYAMPKMLKTVSSGGANDGTVMVLRLDKKVFWSIDPKKKTYSEVTFDEMEAMLQKAGGKMDAAMEKMKKEMEGMPKEQREMMMKMMGGTMPGADAEAAIDVKRTAEKKRINGYDCAKYVVRRDGNEFMSLWVTKDVKGFDMMMGDWKEFAKRMSSMSARFGKGITDAYKDIDGFPMQTTMTMMNNTVTNTVTRIEQRATPAKEFEVPAGYTKVKSDLEDAMKQMDSDED; encoded by the coding sequence ATGAAAAGAGCCGCTATTCTTCTCACTTTCCTCTGCATCACTGCTTCAGCGCTTGCGCAGGGGCTTTATTGGCAAACAAAAACCGAAGGCTCCGTTGCCGAAGGCACAACGGAGAACTACGCAATGCCGAAGATGCTCAAGACTGTTTCATCAGGCGGCGCGAACGACGGCACGGTAATGGTTCTACGGCTTGACAAAAAGGTATTCTGGTCGATTGACCCGAAAAAGAAAACCTACTCCGAAGTGACGTTTGACGAAATGGAAGCCATGTTGCAAAAGGCGGGCGGCAAGATGGATGCCGCCATGGAAAAAATGAAGAAAGAAATGGAGGGAATGCCGAAAGAGCAGCGCGAAATGATGATGAAAATGATGGGGGGAACAATGCCGGGAGCCGACGCAGAAGCGGCTATTGATGTGAAGCGAACTGCCGAGAAAAAACGTATCAACGGATATGATTGCGCGAAATATGTTGTTCGACGTGACGGCAACGAATTCATGTCATTGTGGGTAACAAAGGACGTGAAGGGATTTGACATGATGATGGGGGATTGGAAGGAATTTGCAAAACGCATGAGTTCAATGTCGGCCCGCTTCGGAAAGGGAATCACCGATGCGTACAAGGATATCGACGGCTTCCCGATGCAGACAACCATGACGATGATGAACAATACCGTGACAAACACGGTGACCAGGATCGAGCAGCGGGCAACGCCGGCCAAGGAGTTCGAGGTTCCCGCGGGATACACGAAAGTGAAAAGTGATCTCGAGGATGCGATGAAGCAGATGGATAGTGACGAGGACTGA
- a CDS encoding glycosyltransferase, with translation MKFSPKISLIVAVYNKPENLRLVLAACGRQSFVECEVIIADDGSGPAVKDVVAEARSLYTIPITHLWHDDNGWRKNTMLNNAIRASSTEYLVFIDGDCLPGKDFLFDHWNEREENKMLMGRRVETSERWSKALTIDKVRSGEFERYGWREWVDGLKGHSLRVEDGIRIPSRIMRALLLRNVKGMLGSNFSVAKKHLQAINGFDELYNGPGCGEDSDIQYRLGLIGVTGKSMRNLAIQYHIWHPRTPASQACWDRFEMIKKSKEPRCAIGLAGKTGDAETTRGE, from the coding sequence GTGAAATTCTCCCCCAAAATATCCCTCATCGTTGCGGTGTACAACAAGCCCGAAAACCTCCGTCTCGTGCTTGCGGCATGTGGGCGTCAGTCATTTGTAGAGTGTGAAGTGATTATCGCCGATGATGGTTCGGGCCCCGCAGTAAAGGATGTTGTAGCGGAGGCGCGGAGCCTCTACACCATCCCCATCACTCACCTCTGGCATGATGACAACGGCTGGCGCAAGAACACCATGCTGAACAACGCTATTCGCGCTTCATCAACAGAGTATCTCGTCTTCATCGACGGTGATTGTCTGCCCGGCAAGGATTTTCTTTTTGATCACTGGAATGAGAGAGAAGAGAACAAAATGCTGATGGGAAGAAGAGTCGAAACCAGCGAGCGGTGGTCGAAGGCCCTGACAATTGACAAAGTCCGAAGCGGCGAGTTTGAGCGCTACGGGTGGAGAGAATGGGTTGACGGACTGAAAGGGCATTCCCTTCGTGTAGAAGACGGAATCAGAATTCCGAGCAGGATCATGAGAGCGCTGTTGCTGCGCAATGTGAAAGGAATGCTCGGCAGCAATTTTTCCGTTGCGAAGAAACACCTTCAGGCAATCAACGGATTCGACGAATTGTACAACGGCCCCGGTTGCGGTGAAGATTCGGACATTCAGTATCGTCTCGGTTTGATTGGTGTAACGGGCAAGTCCATGAGGAATCTCGCCATACAATATCATATCTGGCATCCTCGAACACCGGCATCGCAAGCGTGTTGGGACAGATTTGAAATGATCAAGAAATCCAAAGAGCCGCGATGCGCAATAGGCTTGGCCGGGAAAACAGGAGACGCGGAAACAACAAGGGGCGAATGA